Sequence from the Paenibacillus riograndensis SBR5 genome:
TGAGCACCCAAGATCAGATCGAAAAATTCAAGCAGCTTAAATATGAATTGACCCGTTTTATGATGATTTACAAGTTCGCACTGGAGGAAATGGAGACCAAAATTGAAATCCTGAAGCAGGAATTCCAGATGCTCCATGACTACAGCCCGATCGAGCATACGAAATCGCGGATCAAATCCCCTGAGAGCATTATGAACAAAATGCTGCGCAAAAACAACGAGCTGTCGCTGCCTGCGATCAGAGCCACTATTAAGGATATCGCCGGATTGCGGATTACCTGCTCTTTTATCTCCGACATTTATCAGGTCAGCGCCATGCTGCAGAAGCAGGATGATCTGAAGGTGCTGGGCGTGAAGGATTACATCAAGCATCCCAAGCCGAATGGCTATCAGAGCCTGCATCTGCTGGTCGAGGTTCCGGTGTTTTTGTCGGACTGCCAGGAGCATGTCTGTGTAGAGGTGCAGATCCGTACCATTGCCATGGATTTCTGGGCCAGTCTGGAGCACAAAATCTTTTATAAATACAGCCAGTCCGTTCCTGAGCACCTGACCCGCGAATTGAAGAATGCCGCCGACAAGGCGTATGAGCTGGATCTGCAGATGGAGCGCCTGCACCGTGAAATTAAGGAGATTAAGGATGCCCAGGGCGACGATACCGATGTAGAGCTCCGCCGGATCATGATCAACAACCAGCAGTTTAATCTGCCGGCGAATTTCATCAAGCTGTTAGGTGAATAAAGGAGGTAATACATAGAGGTTTTTTTGAAAATCAGTAAAGTGGAGGAGAGATGAGCTTTGAGCACGCCTGATCTTCGCAGCATAACCGTCAATCAAATCGGCTATTCCACAGAAGGAGTCAAGATCGCCGTTATCAATGGGGAAGGGCAGAATTTCCGGGTAATCCATGAAGAGACAGGGACTGTGGTGTATGCCGGGAAGTCCGGCGCTGCCGTGCTGGATAAGCCCAGCGGTGCCAAGGCCCAAACGGCTGATTTCTCGGAAGTCCGAACCGCAGGGAGATATTACGTTGAAGGGGAAGACGGAGCAGTATCCGCTTCCTTTGTGATTGCCAACAAGCCCTATCAGGAGCTGCAGCAGGGACTTTTGAAAGCCTTTTATTATTTCCGCTGCGGTGTGGAGCTGACCGGGGAATATGCTGGTCCGTGGGCACACGGTCCATGCCATACGGCAGAAGGCATCGTGCACGGGCAGCCGGAGAAGCGCCTCGATTGCTGCGGAGGCTGGCATGATGCCGGCGATTACGGCAAATACTCCGGCCCCGGCGCCAAGGCTATTGCCGATCTGCTGTTGGCCTATGAGCTGTATCCGGCAGCTTTTGCCGCTGCGGTTCCGCTGCCGGAGAGCGACGGCAGGACGCCGGATGTACTGCTGGAGTGCAGGGTGGAGCTGGATTGGCTGCTCAAGATGCAGGAAGCCGGTACAGGCGGAGTGTACCACAAGCTGACGACACTGAGCTTCCCCGGCCTTGATGTGATGCCGGAGGACGATACTGCGGAGCTGTATATCTCACCGGTATCGGCGGCTGCTACGGGCGACTTTGCCGGGGTGATGGCGATGGCGGCAAGAGTCTATGAGCCATATGATCAGGCTTATGCACGCCGGTGCCTGGCGGCGGCGCAGGCCGCCTGGACTTGGCTGGAGCAGCATCCCGGGGTTTCTGGTTTCACTAATCCGCCGGGAATAACTACGGGTGAATACGGAGACGGGAATGATCAGGACGAGCGGTTCTGGGCAGCCGCAGAACTTTACCGTGCTACCGGCAGGGAAGTCTATCACGAGGCGGCTCAGGCGCTGGCGAAGCAGCCGTTCCCGAAATACAGCCTGGGCTGGGCAGATATGGGCGGCTACGGCACGCTGGCGTATCTTCTGAGCGGGGAATCCGCTGCTCAGACGGCGTTGTATGCTTCGCTGAAGCAGGGGCTGCTTGCTGAAGCTGACCGGCTGGTACGGCTGAGCCGGGACGACGGATACCGGATTTCCCTGCGGGAAGAAGATTATATCTGGG
This genomic interval carries:
- a CDS encoding GTP pyrophosphokinase — encoded protein: MSTQDQIEKFKQLKYELTRFMMIYKFALEEMETKIEILKQEFQMLHDYSPIEHTKSRIKSPESIMNKMLRKNNELSLPAIRATIKDIAGLRITCSFISDIYQVSAMLQKQDDLKVLGVKDYIKHPKPNGYQSLHLLVEVPVFLSDCQEHVCVEVQIRTIAMDFWASLEHKIFYKYSQSVPEHLTRELKNAADKAYELDLQMERLHREIKEIKDAQGDDTDVELRRIMINNQQFNLPANFIKLLGE
- a CDS encoding glycoside hydrolase family 9 protein, encoding MSTPDLRSITVNQIGYSTEGVKIAVINGEGQNFRVIHEETGTVVYAGKSGAAVLDKPSGAKAQTADFSEVRTAGRYYVEGEDGAVSASFVIANKPYQELQQGLLKAFYYFRCGVELTGEYAGPWAHGPCHTAEGIVHGQPEKRLDCCGGWHDAGDYGKYSGPGAKAIADLLLAYELYPAAFAAAVPLPESDGRTPDVLLECRVELDWLLKMQEAGTGGVYHKLTTLSFPGLDVMPEDDTAELYISPVSAAATGDFAGVMAMAARVYEPYDQAYARRCLAAAQAAWTWLEQHPGVSGFTNPPGITTGEYGDGNDQDERFWAAAELYRATGREVYHEAAQALAKQPFPKYSLGWADMGGYGTLAYLLSGESAAQTALYASLKQGLLAEADRLVRLSRDDGYRISLREEDYIWGSNMLVMNNAMLLLAAEHFSGNIAYADCALDHLHYLMGRNVLDISYVTGFGDRPVMHPHHRPSVGDGVADPVPGMVSGGPDRGLHDEYVALHLQGKPAAQCFADHDLSYSTNEVTIYWNSPAVFVTARFNV